In a single window of the Perca flavescens isolate YP-PL-M2 chromosome 18, PFLA_1.0, whole genome shotgun sequence genome:
- the knl1 gene encoding uncharacterized protein knl1, which yields MEPLDPAKNDEGSGFTKRRISSILKAPQRSSMKFSDPVQQENVVECAKPVEKRNSRRVSFAPANNVLLFSKDGKNASPAKSPLQELITTTAAATINRVQVAVTEDGIQQITGMETLLNAPLHASQQGQKVNFDTVGDLGEKTVMFSADDEFMDMTHSHTINIAGDAELLADISLQNYDPLPSRREKTEMFTVNNASMARNICSSVPSLDPEFEKFLASHSKQSGPSSSPVITRTKPASGASSEEANRSLAQIKTQRADVDKENQAPSSVSAVVEKSFNTSRKIGELSYGTALCPEDDLSMDMTKAQTESMLGFTDDDPFQCLFPTQEMYSRFDNRVSQKAEKTKQPSFNPKDMASLKNPAVRASHQRHKANLKTEEDCKEKTIMFSAGDEFMNMTQSHTVNIASSLLPPRNQNLDIVHTHGKMDTASSLEERKRETCGAPGSSANALDIGFEDFLSSLSKAGSSNGNPAITRTEPSSKETVDTNRSLSQLQSNVGKGRQSFITSRSFEKSFNGGTICPENDVSMDMTEAQTARIIGLTASDDPFQFLFPTQDMYPHCEGLKKQEMTSGLKNSEALGSSNRAGMETALKPSLKTKVQRNPVRFDPEDDCREKPERFSANDACMDVTQSHTVNIATGFELQSFKNVNVLPICGEKTFRLAANDTSMDMTKCLTVNIAESVLPVKKQEDETCGLPKNRSSSARSVDPSFNKSLSKPSGPSVNPVVERMTPTAAQHSMGDSSNGGTICPEDDVNVTEAQTGRILGLTDKDATPQCLFPTQDIYPQSGSLKKAEMTLRQQHNETLGTFRKGMDTSLVQRDQVKFDAEDYCREKSVKFTADDAFMDMTRSHTVNIATDLKVQPHQNLDFSPAFGEKTMRFNTTDAAMDVTRSHTVNIATNLKLQPHQYVDSLPACGEKTMRFNTTDADMDVTRSHTVNIATDLKLQPHQYVDSLPAGGEKTMRFNTTDAAMDVTRSHTVNIATNLKLQPHQYVDSLPACGEKTMRFNTTDADMDVTRSHTVNIATDLKPQSHQDVDSLSAGGEKTMRFNTTDAAMDVTRSHTVNIATDFEPPSHQDVDILPAGGEKTMRFTDNDAAMDVTQCLTVNIASNSVSDSLLPHRDSNILFTHKDVDFPLSAKKTHRPRGNQSSSAHALDPGFKNSLSRMSDPWARAVAPGTPDTDGLLDQIKTQKPDLDTEKVALPFVSGVLERPVNKTMTDGPEHNVSMNMTEAQTGGILGQTYTGEPPQCLSSTQDLYSNPDHLKKTEAAPQQRNEALGSSNPGGVEIPNLLDSPDSDETGTSKEPKSKNLTCTLSQKMVNSPCAVDHDVDTAPSRKSKRMSLADLKSKVRRLSHMVSTDPDTIATDSRTAPLPHLERDMDKTSNDKTKSLPVTEPQLEIGLVNAEENTQAQYLLQGEQPSAITTPFNLKTKQLMSRLSIGTFKAKLPQKSKPDDPKKGNSVDKPQRTVAVNITNQLSNFVDDMSDIYNEELCSYEDMSETLDMSPQKATEKVSASQEFDTDEFLEQDVSEKDFISPVSGKKRPVPADENNVADEKRLKVSTVATTDVEMGFQSHVVECDSNATTVPSMTTQTTDYSNSSHTASIRCEATFESTYKQSLFESQLEEYANDVQRKLDDGTITLLEFFQLFNIDFVIHNPRQSILPGRLLSDTDRTPMDLLKDRHINRPKQTVYETDVLNLTEMVEGLKERMRDLDKQLKIVNRPLWEEVRNYSEKELKSFGAKLKERHNLFRKLSKVQSHEMKEVLYSNLVQANLKAQQRPRGMIEEADGMIKSLDDCIRELETELIAVEEKGFEDQPSLKSRREEMQKVTEALEDNNRQICELEMQKKQTSNKLSRLKVETSNLESHVSALHMVNEWKFGEKKDNCSVYTFLYETLILELVYEKSNGNDADNQSERKISHITLSLQLDDEKSQGNARLVHKLLSRYIEGVPDWVEKYPTSRHVPQLLHDVSLVVSRCRLLGEELRLLRTWGSVRLNILNMSCVDTQVHFVFSSLKTFSQFEVIFSVSLIGQPYALQLQSFKNMIGNTTIQQIEEIVSSFSPSKNLLTKIVKKMNENMLY from the exons GTCAACTTTGATACTGTGGGTGACTTAGGGGAGAAAACCGTGATGTTTTCTGCAGATGATGAATTCATGGACATGACCCACAGTCATACAATAAACATTGCCGGTGATGCAGAATTACTTGCAGATATTTCCCTCCAGAACTATGACCCTTTACCCTCTAGAAGAGAGAAAACGGAGATGTTCACTGTGAATAATGCATCCATGGCGAGAAACATATGCTCATCAGTGCCTTCTTTGGATCCTGAATTTGAAAAATTCCTCGCAAGTCACTCTAAACAAAGTGGCCCCAGCTCTAGTCCGGTCATCACCAGAACAAAGCCTGCTTCTGGTGCATCCTCTGAAGAAGCAAACCGCTCTCTGGCCCAGATTAAAACGCAAAGGGCTGATGTGGATAAAGAAAATCAGGCTCCATCTTCAGTTTCAGCGGTGGTGGAGAAGTCCTTTAATACATCCAGGAAGATTGGTGAATTATCTTATGGAACTGCACTCTGTCCAGAAGATGATTTAAGCATGGATATGACTAAAGCTCAGACAGAAAGCATGCTGGGATTCACTGATGATGATCCCTTTCAGTGTCTTTTTCCCACACAAGAAATGTACTCCCGCTTTGACAACAGAGTGTCACAGAAAGCAGAGAAGACCAAACAACCATCATTCAACCCTAAAG ATATGGCATCCTTGAAGAATCCGGCTGTACGTGCTTCTCATCAAAGACACAAG gCCAACCTTAAAACAGAAGAGGATTGCAAAGAGAAAACAATTATGTTCTCTGCAGGTGATGAGTTTATGAATATGACTCAGAGTCACACGGTAAACATTGCCAGTAGTTTATTACCACCTCGGAACCAAAACTTGGACATTGTTCACACTCATGGAAAAATGGACACTGCTTCATCTCTGGAGGAGAGAAAGCGTGAGACCTGTGGTGCGCCTGGCTCGTCAGCTAATGCTTTAGATATAGGATTTGAAGACTTCCTTTCAAGTCTCTCTAAAGCAGGCTCCTCTAATGGTAATCCTGCAATTACCAGAACAGAACCATCCTCTAAGGAAACCGTTGACACAAACCGCTCCCTGTCCCAGCTTCAAAGTAATGTTGGGAAAGGACGTCAGTCCTTCATTACATCCAGGAGCTTTGAAAAATCATTTAATGGAGGTACAATCTGTCCTGAAAACGATGTGAGCATGGATATGACTGAAGCTCAGACGGCCCGCATAATAGGGCTCACCGCCTCAGATGATCCTTTCCAGTTTCTTTTTCCCACACAAGACATGTACCCCCACTGTGAAGGTCTGAAGAAACAAGAGATGACTTCAGGACTGAAGAACAGCGAAGCACTGGGGTCATCTAACCGTGCAG GTATGGAAACAGCATTGAAGCCGTCTTTGAAGACAAAGGTGCAAAGAAATCCG GTCCGATTTGATCCGGAAGATGACTGCAGAGAGAAACCTGAGAGGTTTTCTGCCAATGATGCATGTATGGATGTGACACAAAGTCACACTGTAAACATTGCCACTGGTTTCGAGCTGCAATCGTTTAAAAATGTGAACGTTTTGCCGATATGTGGAGAGAAAACCTTTAGGCTCGCTGCAAATGATACCTCTATGGATATGACCAAGTGCCTCACTGTAAATATTGCGGAATCAGTTCTTCCTGTGAAGAAACAAGAAGATGAGACATGTGGTCTGCCTAAAAACAGATCTTCATCAGCACGCAGTGTGGATCCAAGCTTTAATAAGAGCCTCTCAAAACCAAGTGGGCCCAGTGTTAATCCTGTGGTCGAAAGGATGACCCCTACAGCTGCACAACACAGCATGGGAGACTCATCGAATGGAGGGACAATCTGTCCAGAAGATGATGTAAACGTGACTGAAGCTCAAACAGGCCGCATTTTAGGACTCACAGATAAAGATGCTACTCCTCAGTGTCTTTTCCCCACACAAGACATTTACCCCCAAAGTGGTAGTTTGAAGAAAGCAGAGATGACTTTACGACAGCAGCACAATGAAACACTGGGAACGTTCCGTAAAG GTATGGATACCTCATTGGTGCAAAGAGATCAG GTCAAGTTTGATGCTGAAGACTACTGCAGAGAGAAATCGGTGAAGTTTACTGCTGACGATGCCTTTATGGATATGACAAGAAGTCACACTGTAAACATTGCGACTGATTTAAAAGTGCAGCCACACCAAAATCTGGATTTTTCCCCTGCTTTTGGAGAGAAGACCATGAGATTCAACACAACTGATGCAGCTATGGATGTGACAAGAAGTCATACTGTAAACATTGCCACTAATTTAAAACTGCAGCCACACCAGTATGTGGACTCCTTACCTGCTTGTGGAGAGAAGACCATGAGATTCAACACAACTGATGCAGATATGGATGTGACAAGAAGTCACACTGTAAACATTGCCACTGATTTAAAACTGCAGCCACACCAATATGTTGACTCCTTACCTGCTGGTGGAGAGAAAACTATGAGATTCAACACAACTGATGCAGCTATGGATGTGACAAGAAGTCACACTGTAAACATTGCCACTAATTTAAAACTGCAGCCACACCAGTATGTGGACTCCTTACCTGCTTGTGGAGAGAAGACCATGAGATTCAACACAACTGATGCAGATATGGATGTGACAAGAAGTCACACTGTAAACATTGCCACTGATTTAAAACCGCAGTCACACCAAGATGTGGACTCTTTATCTGCTGGTGGAGAGAAGACCATGAGATTCAACACAACTGATGCAGCTATGGATGTGACAAGAAGTCACACTGTAAACATTGCCACCGATTTCGAACCACCGTCACACCAAGATGTGGACATTTTACCTGCTGGTGGAGAGAAGACAATGAGGTTCACTGACAATGATGCAGCTATGGATGTGACCCAATGTCTCACTGTAAATATTGCCAGCAATTCAGTATCAGATTCACTTCTTCCACACCGAGATTCAAATATTTTATTCACCCATAAAGATGTGGATTTTCCTTTATCTGCAAAGAAGACCCATCGTCCGCGCGGAAACCAATCTTCATCTGCACACGCTTTGGATCCAGGGTTTAAAAACTCGCTGTCTAGGATGAGTGACCCCTGGGCTAGAGCAGTGGCTCCTGGTACTCCAGACACAGATGGCTTACTGGACCAAATTAAAACACAGAAGCCTGATCTGGATACTGAAAAGGTAGCTTTACCTTTTGTTTCAGGTGTCTTGGAGAGACCAGTGAATAAAACCATGACCGACGGTCCAGAGCACAATGTAAGCATGAATATGACTGAAGCTCAAACAGGCGGCATTTTGGGACAAACGTATACAGGTGAGCCACCTCAATGCCTTTCTTCCACACAGGACTTGTACTCAAATCCTGACCATTTGAAGAAAACCGAGGCAGCTCCACAACAGAGAAATGAAGCACTGGGATCCTCCAACCCTGGTGGAGTGGAAATCCCAAACCTTCTTGATTCTCCTGACTCAGATGAAACTGGTACCAGTAAGGAACCAAAATCAAAAAATCTGACTTGTACTTTATCACAGAAGATGGTGAATTCACCCTGTGCTGTTGACCATGATGTTGATACAGCGCCTTCACGGAAGTCCAAACGGATGAGCTTAGCTGATCTTAAGTCAAAAGTAAGGCGTTTGAGTCACATGGTGAGTACAGATCCTGATACTATTGCCACGGACAGCCGCACAGCACCCTTGCCTCACCTGGAACGGGACATGGACAAAACCTCAAACGACAAAACCAAATCCTTACCTGTAACAGAGCCTCAACTTGAGATTGGTTTGGTAAACGCAGAAGAAAATACACAAGCTCAATATCTTCTGCAAGGAGAGCAACCCTCTGCTATTACAACTCCTTTCAACTTGAAGACCAAACAACTTATGTCCAGACTTTCAATTGGAACCTTTAAGGCAAAACTCCCCCAAAAGAGCAAACCGGATGATCCAAAGAAGGGTAATTCTGTGGACAAACCTCAAAGGACAGTCGCTGTCAATATTACTAATCAACTGAGCAACTTTGTTGATGATATGAGCGATATTTACAATGAAGAGCTTTGTAGCTATGAAGATATGTCTGAAACCTTGGACATGAGTCCTCAGAAAGCCACTGAAAAAGTGAGTGCTTCCCAAGAGTTCGACACGGATGAGTTTTTAGAGCAAGATGTATCTGAAAAGGACTTTATTAGCCCAGTCAGTGGAAAAAAGAGACCTGTGCCAGCAGATGAAAATAATGTGGCGGATGAGAAGAGACTGAAAGTATCCACCGTGGCGACCACTGATGTTGAAATG GGATTTCAGTCTCATGTTGTGGAGTGTGACAGCAACGCTACTACAGTTCCAAGCATGACTACACAGACCACAGATTACTCTAACAGCAGTCACACAGCCAGCATCAGATGTGAAGCTACATTTGAATCAA ctTACAAACAAAGCCTGTTTGAATCCCAGCTGGAAGAGTACGCCAATGATGTTCAGAGG AAACTCGATGATGGCACCATTACATTGTTAGAGTTCTTTCAACTCTTCAACATAGACTTTGTCATCCATAATCCTCGGCAAAGCATCCTTCCTGGCAGA CTTTTGTCAGACACAGATCGCACACCGATGGATTTATTGAAAGACCGCCACATCAACCGTCCTAAACAGACGGTGTATGAGACAGATGTCCTCAACCTTACAGAGATGGTGGAGGG GTTGAAGGAGCGAATGCGGGACCTAGACAAACAACTGAAGATTGTTAATAGACCTTTATGGGAAGAAGTGAGAAATTATTCAGAGAAAGAG CTCAAATCTTTTGGTGCCAAACTAAAAGAGAGACATAACCTGTTCAGAAAGTTGAGCAAAGTTCAGTCGCATGAAATGAAGGAGGTGTTGTACTCCAATCTTGTGCAGGCTAATCTG aAGGCGCAACAGAGGCCGAGAGGAATGATTGAGGAAGCAGATGGGATGATAAAAAGCTTGGACGACTGTATTCGTGAATTAGAAACCG AACTTATTGCAGTTGAAGAAAAAGGCTTCGAAGACCAACCAAGTCTGAAATCACGTCGCGAAG AAATGCAAAAAGTCACAGAGGCTTTGGAGGATAATAACCG ACAAATATGTGAACTGGAGATGCAGAAGAAGCAGACTTCAAATAAACTGAGCAGGCTGAAAGTGGAGACGAGCAACCTTGAGAGCCACGTCAGCGCGCTGCACAT GGTGAATGAATGGAAGTTTGGGGAGAAGAAAGACAACTGCAGTGTCTACACTTTCCTCTATGAGACCTTGATTCTAGAGTTGGTGTATGAAAAATCCAATG GAAATGATGCTGATAATCAGTCTGAGAGGAAAATATCGCACATCACATTGAGTCTTCAACTTGACG ATGAAAAGTCGCAGGGTAATGCCCGCcttgttcacaaactgctctctcGGTACATCGAGGGAGTCCCTGACTGGGTGGAGAAATATCCAACAAGCAGACATGTTCCCCAG CTGCTCCATGACGTGAGCCTGGTGGTGAGTCGCTGTCGTCTGCTGGGAGAGGAGTTACGTCTGCTGAGAACGTGGGGAAGCGTGAGGCTCAACATTCTCAACATGAGCTGTGTGGACACTCA agTGCACTTTGTCTTCAGCAGTCTCAAGACATTTTCCCAGTTTGAGGTGATCTTCTCGGTCAGTTTGATCGGCCAGCCCTACGCCCTTCAGTTGCAGAGCTTTAAAAACATGATCGGAAACACAAC GATCCAACAGATTGAGGAGATTGTGTCATCGTTCAGTCCATCCAAGAACCTTTTGACGAAGATCGTCAAAAAGATGAATGAAAATATGCTCTATTAA